GTTGATGCGAATCGCGTTGTTCTCGGTCTGTTCGAGGCGCCGCATCGACTCGTGCTTGCGCGAGAGAAACTTGTTGATGCCGGCCGTCTCTTCGAAGAGCGCGCGGCGTTCGGTCGGCTTGCTGGTGAGAATCGAATCGATTTGGCCTTGCGAGACGATCGAATACGAGCCCGGCCCGAGCCCCGTCCCCATCAACAGCTCGACGATGTCGCGCAAGCGCACTTGATTGCGGTTGATGAAGTATTCGCTCTCGCCGGCGCGGTACGCGCGGCGCGTGATCTCGACCTCGCTGAATTCGATCGGCAAGCGCCCCGAGGCGTTGTCGAAGGTGAGCGAGACCTCGGCGAGACCGAGCGGCTTTCGCTTATCGTTGCCGGCGAAGATCACGTCTTCGAGTTTGCCTGAGCGCAGGCTGCGGCTCGACGTCTCGCCGAGCACCCAGCGAAAGGCGTCGACCAGATTCGACTTCCCCGATCCGTTCGGCCCGACGATCGCAGTGATGCCCTCGTCAAAATCGAGAGCCGTGGCCTCGGCAAACGTCTTGAATCCGAAGGCTTTGATCTTCTTTAGATGCATTCCCTAATCCGAGAAAAGAGAGGCTAGAGCCGCTTCTGCCGCGGCTTGCTGTGCAGCTTTCTTCGATGGACCGCTGCCGGTTCCCAACGTCTTTCCCTTGACCTGCACGCTCGAGGAGAAGTGCGGCTGCTGCGGTGTGCCGCGGCTGCGGTCGCGGTACACGGGTGTTGCCGAGAGGTGCTCCTGCGCGTAGTGCTGCAGGCGCGTTTTGGGGTCGAGTAAGGCCTCCGGCGTATGCTCGAGCTGTTCGACGTGCTCGCGGATCACGAACGTTCGAGCCTTCTCGATGCCGTACCGCAGCGCCAGCGCCGCCACGAACGCCTCGAACGCATCGGCGAGAATCGAGCTGTTCTCGGCTCCGCCCGCGTTACGCATCCCCGTCCCCAACTCGAGCAGCTCCGGGAAACCGAGCCGGCGCGCCGAGTGCGCAAGCTGCGCGTCATTGACGATTGCGGCCTTGCGCACGGTGAGCCGGCCCTCGGATTCCTCGGGGAAACGTTCGAACAACCACCCCGCGGTGATGAATCCGAGCACCGAATCGCCGAGGAATTCCATCCGTTCGTTCGACCGAGCGCCGCGCTCTTTGGCGTGGCTCTCATGCACGAAGGCCTGCTCGATCAGCGCCAGATCGCCGGCCACGCGAACGCCGGCGCGGGCCAGCAGCCCCCGCAGACGCCGTCTGCGATTCTCGCCGGCCATCCTGCACGTGCGCTGCTTAGCGCACCTTTCCAAAAACGATCACGCTGTTGTGCCCGCCGAATCCGAATGAGTTCGAGAGCGCGACCTCGATCGGCGCTTTGCGCGCGATGTTGGGCACGTAGTCGAGCGTGCACTCGGGATCGGGAAATTCGTAATTGATCGTCGGCGGCATGATGTCGTTCTGCACCGCCAGCACGGTCGCCACGCCCTCGAGACCGCCGGCCCCGCCGAGCGCGTGGCCGTGCATCGACTTGGTCGAGCTCACGCCGATTTGCGGGGCATGAGCGCCGAAGGCTTTTTCGATCGCCTTCGATTCGGCTGGATCGCCGATCGGGGTCGAGGTTCCGTGCGCGTTGATGTAATCGACGTCGTCCGGCCCGATACCGGCCGACTTGAACGCGCGCGCAAACGCAAGCGCGACGCCGTTGCCGTCCGGGTCGACCGCGACCAGGTCATACGCGTCGGCCGACTGACCGTAGCCCAGGACTTCGCAGTAGATCTTCGCTCCGCGTGCGAGCGCGTGATCGTACTCCTCGAAAACGAGAATACCCGCACCCTCGCCGAGCACGAAGCCGTCGCGCTCCCGATCGAACGGACGCGATGCTCGGGTGGGCTCGTCGTTGCGCGTCGACATCGCCTTCATCGAACAGAAGCCGCCGACTGCGAGCGGAGAGATGCAGGCCTCCGATCCGCCGGTGATCATTGCCAGCGCATCACCATACGCGACCGCGTTGTAGGCGGTGACGATCGCGTCGTTGGCCGACGCGCACGCGCTCGCCGCGGCAAAGATCGGTCCGCGAAAGCCGTACTGCATCGAAACGTGCGCCGGAGCCGCGTTCGACATCAGCATCGGGATGAAGAACGGCGAGGTCTTGGTCCAGTTGCCGACCTGCGCAGCCTTCTCCGACTCGAACCAGAAGGTTTGGATGCCGCCGATCCCACTGCCGATAATCGC
The sequence above is a segment of the Candidatus Baltobacteraceae bacterium genome. Coding sequences within it:
- the fabF gene encoding beta-ketoacyl-ACP synthase II, which produces MDKRRVVVTGLGAVTPLGNTHEEFWRRLIAGESGVGPITSFDASAFTTRIAAEVKDFKPDELIGRKLSRRMDPFTQYAFVAAKEAIADSAMPEDQAFKDQVGAIIGSGIGGIQTFWFESEKAAQVGNWTKTSPFFIPMLMSNAAPAHVSMQYGFRGPIFAAASACASANDAIVTAYNAVAYGDALAMITGGSEACISPLAVGGFCSMKAMSTRNDEPTRASRPFDRERDGFVLGEGAGILVFEEYDHALARGAKIYCEVLGYGQSADAYDLVAVDPDGNGVALAFARAFKSAGIGPDDVDYINAHGTSTPIGDPAESKAIEKAFGAHAPQIGVSSTKSMHGHALGGAGGLEGVATVLAVQNDIMPPTINYEFPDPECTLDYVPNIARKAPIEVALSNSFGFGGHNSVIVFGKVR
- the rnc gene encoding ribonuclease III, producing MAGENRRRRLRGLLARAGVRVAGDLALIEQAFVHESHAKERGARSNERMEFLGDSVLGFITAGWLFERFPEESEGRLTVRKAAIVNDAQLAHSARRLGFPELLELGTGMRNAGGAENSSILADAFEAFVAALALRYGIEKARTFVIREHVEQLEHTPEALLDPKTRLQHYAQEHLSATPVYRDRSRGTPQQPHFSSSVQVKGKTLGTGSGPSKKAAQQAAAEAALASLFSD